From the Lemur catta isolate mLemCat1 chromosome 1, mLemCat1.pri, whole genome shotgun sequence genome, the window ACTGGAAACTGAACACATATAACTATGACAAAAcaacatgttaagtttgagaaaAGTTTGCCATGTATTCCTTTACTCAGAAGATGAAAGGGACACACAGCCCTAAATTTATGCATATGTGTTTGCCATTTTGGAGTTGTGATTCTTTAAAATGCACTTTGGAAAGTGAAAGTACATAGACGTACACTCCAAAGCTTGCATCCTGTTACATAATGAAAAATCTTaacattataatttctttctttttttttttttttttttgagacagagtctcactctgttgcctgggctagagtaccgtggcatcagcctagctcacagcaacaccaaactcccgggctcaagccatccttctgcctcagcctcccaagtagctgggactacaggcatgcaccaccatgccccgctaattttttctatatatatttttagttgtctggctaatttctttctattttcagtagagacagggtctcactcttgctcaggctggtctcgaactcctgacctcgagtgatcctcccacctcagcctcccagagtgctaggattacaggtgtgagccaccatgcccagcctataatTTCAACATAAACTCacatattgaaaattttaaatggtagGTAAGATTCAACTATGAAATAatagataacttttaaaatgaaaatcataccATTGTTCCCAATGAATGTTGCTTTCACAGCACTTACCTGGGACAGGGTGGACCTGCATACTTTCCGATGATGTTTTTATTGCCCAAGACATTTCTGAAAGTTCTTTGGGGCATTTCCTTCATATCCAATTTGCAGGTCACTCAAGAAAGTAGGCTTGTCCCCATATGGTTACACATCATTTTGGATCTAAAATCATATTACCTGGCTTGATTGTCCACCTTATTTACCAGCTTCACTTCAAATAACTCTTGGCAATTTCCAGAAGTCAAATTCATCCTAAAACGGATGAAGTCTCTACCTATAATGGAGGTATTTGAGACAAGTATGACAAGTTCTAATGAGTTCCAAAATATTTGGAACAATGACAGTACTGTAGGAACATGTGTACACAAGTTCCAAAAATGACTTTGAAACTTTTAATTTACAATATGAACTTTGCAGGATACCTGAACAGACTCATTCCTTCAAAACTATTCCCTGAAAATCTGCTATCCAGAGAAGTCAAAAGCAGTAGCTGTTCTGGGCTGAGATTTTAGTAATGAAAGCATTTATCAGATTAGCTCTCGGTCCTCCAAGCTTCCTAGCTACCAATAAGAAATCCAAAAAGATGGAAGATAGAGGTCTTTCATATTTCCTTCCACCTCCAATCCCCACCTCTCTATTCCTCCCTATTCCCCAcccttttattgctttttcttcttgtctcATGCCATGGAAGGGATGCTAATCACTGCCACGTTCAGTGGGGCCATCATCACCCTTTCTGCCATCAATGTGGGCAAGAGCATCATGTTTGCCATGACACCAACCTTGCTGGCCACCTCCTTCCTGATGCCCCTTAGTGGCTTCCTGCTGGGCTaccttctctctgctctcttctgCCTCAATGGACGGTAGGGATTATTTTAGGCCCCACTCTGCCATGGGCTTTATTCTTGTCCTAGCCTCTCAGGAACAGGATAAGGAGATAGGAACCCAAGATCTGGGCAAGGCCTGTTCAAATGCACCAGCTAAACCCTATCATCCAAACAGCAATAGCTAATGGCAAAGTACCCCCAAACATAGCAAATCTAGATACCATCTCCTGCCCAACTCCTTGATAGTTAGTGGCACTGGGGTGGTTTCATGTCATCATACCAGGTGTTGATAAATACTCTTCCCTTcccacttttcttccttttctgcctaGGCTTTAGTCCCAACAAGGACACCATTGGGTAACAGCTCTGCTAAATGGCACTGAGATCTGAAGTAGCTGTGGACCTTGGCTAAAGTGTAATCCAATTCACACCCAGCTGCTACTTTAGAGAACAGTTTGAGGGCATGGTGCAGAAACATCAGGCACTCTCCTGTCTACCCAGACTAGGACAAGGACTTTTCCTCTTTTCAGCCACAGTAAACAAATACTGATGCAGGAGTCTAAACACTAGTAGTACCTCCCCCACAAAAGAAcaccctgaattttaaaaagtttaaaagataatGATCCATTTTTAAAGCCAATGTAATTTAATAAAGAACAAATTGCTACAGGATGTAACACATGATGATATAGTGAGCCAAAAATCTGCCAATGACCACTTAGTGATGTCAATTTTTACCAAAACAGGGTGATAGAGATGGTAATGGCCACAGTGCCAAGTTCCATCACAGTAGCCTCCCTCATAATAAATGTGCTGTGATGTCTCTCAGGGTTTAGTAACTTTTAATACAATTAATAATTCAATGAATTGTATCTAtattcattaaatgtaaatatccCACCCTTTAATCTATAACATATGAAATCAAACTAAGAGAATGTGTTCCAAAAATTAATAATGGGGCTCAAtcaagtttgggtttttttgttgttgttaattatCACACCTTTGTGATAATTAAATGTCTAAGCCAGACATTTGGAAACAGGATAAGGTCCCAGACATCTCAGACAATCTTCTGCTGTATGTTGAAAGTATAATTGTCCCATTAGCCCAACATAACAAGCCAGAGAATGATACTGGCTCACACCTTCCTTTCATCCCTCAACAGCCAGACATTTTTCCAAACTTTGGCATCTTACAAGAGCAGACAAGTTATACATTTCCAGGCTACTTTAAAAAACCTCTCAGAAAACCTCCTGATATGAACCAACTAGTCACCATCCCCTCAGGGCTCGATTAGTGTCAAGTGGGTCTACTTGACTTTCTTTGAACCCACCAGCACCCCACATACCTGACTCCCTTCCATCTTCCTATGTTGGACTGTTCAGTGGATCCTGGAGTATCTGGGAGGGAAGACAAGTGCAAGCGGAGTTGCTCCCCCATGTTCCTTCGGTGAGGGCATACAGGGTTTTACTTTCCCACCTACACAGGTGCAGACGCACCATCAGCATGGAGACCGGATGCCAAAATATTCAACTCTGTGCCACCCTCCTCAATGTGACCTTTCCCCCTTAAATCATTGgaccacttttcttttttcctctcctcctcacGATTTTCCAGCTTGGAGAAGGGCTTCTCCTCATTGCCATCTTTTGTTGCCATGAGAAAATCAAGACTCCCAAGGGTGAGTACCGAATCATCCTCCTCTTCAAGTTCTGCCCCATATTAGACCTCTATCTGCCAACAAGTAAGTTTCTAGTAGGGACTTTTTGGATGGGGAATTAACTCTTACCATGTCATTAAGAACCAGGTAGCAACAGGAAGTATGCCAGAAACCTTAAAGAGCCAAGACTACTTCCATCAACTGCATTCCATTTCTGCCTTCTCGCTAGGAAAATCAAATGGTGGATGTAGTTTACCTCATAGGACTGAGGCAATCTGGGCTGCTGTAAGCGGGGAGACACCATTTCCTCAGCATGAGGAAATAGGACAGAATTGCCCTGGACATGTGAGTCCTGAGATAATAGATGTGTGAAAGGCCTCAACCACAAGAATTCATGAaatttgaagtttgttttttagAACAAGTTTCTCATGTTGTGGGACCAGGCTAGAGCTCCAGCACCTTTGGCATTCCCGTGAGGAAAAACATTAAAGCAATGCAGCCTAATATAACCTAGAACCCAAGTAACAGGATTTCTCAACTCTGGTTACACAGTAAACTTATGCATAAATGCTCATTAACCGGTGACCACAACTACAATAGACTTGATTAATGATTTACACTTTAATCTACTACTGGATTAATACAGCACCTCTTTTCTAAAATGCTCAGAGCATTACCTTCAAAATATAGTCAAATCTCAAGACCAGAGTCCCTTCCTTAAAGTATACTTTAACTCCAATGTTTTTCTTGAACCAAGAAACTCAACCTTTATAACACATTTCATTACTTCATAACTCCAAATATCAACATATTCTTCGTAACCACTTACCCAAATCCTTCAACTGCCTCTTAATTCCCATGAATGGAGGGCCCCTTTGAAACGTTTTCTAGTTCCTGGAGATGGTGATTCACACCCTATGAAAATATACAACCTTCCCTATTGGAATTCCTATTAGCAAATGTAGGTTCTCTCTCCCTTTACAATTGGCTGTGAAGTAATTTGGTTATCAAGCAGCCAAAAAGAAACCAATGGCTGAACCATTTTATAAGCTTTAGTTCCAAACTACAGTGGAGTTGTGTAAATGAATCTAGTCTGATGCTTTTCTCAGAGCAACTCAAGAGATTTGTTGCCCATGAGGTTTCTATCccctttaaaaaagagaaatttctagAACAATCAACCAGGTTCCTCAACCAGGTGAAGGTTCGAGTACCAGAGAGGCCTGGAATGCTCTCAGGGGGCAATACTCTGGATCTTTAGCCCTACCAAAAAATGTCCAGGCTtcgcacggtggctcacacctgtaattctagctttCTGAAAAGCTGATTCCAGacgactgcttgaggtcaggagtttgagatcagtctgggcaacaaagctagaccctgttctctacaaaaaatttcaaatttagcCGTGTGGTTGCAGTGGCACActcctgcagttccagctacttgggaggcagaggtgggaggattgtttgagcccgggagttccGGGCTACAGTGAACTacgattatgccactgcactccagcctgggttgaCAAagattctgttatttaaaaaaaattttcctcaCAATGCTATCTCAGAGAACCCCAATGGCAAAACTAAGTGAAAGCAATTTACCTTTGGAGCCTATGGTCCCAAGCAGCTATTCTCAGGGTGAAGAATCTGCCAcaagtgtttcttttttgatttctgtACCCTTCTacagagaaagcagaaagagaaggtGGACCTGGCTTCTTAGCTCCAAAGTTGCTCACCATCTCTACATGAGCAGGAAAAGGAATAGATCAAAGTAGGGGACAGAAGACAGGGAGAAGTTTACAAACTCTCCTGGCTAGACCTTCCTAAAGctgtctcctcccttcccctccttacTCTGAGTATAAATCATGCTAGCATACCAAACCCACCTCCCCTATTGTTTTACTCGATGTACAAAGGTAGAAGTAATAAAGGCTCAATACTCTAATATTAATTAGGCCTTTTATTACTAGCACTACCACTAAGGAGACTAGGGGGAAAGCCAAGTTTAAGAGTAAATAGCAGGAAAGACAATAGCagtgggaagggaaaaaaatacacctTTACATGTGTATACAGCACACCTCTAGGGATAAATTGGTGTTCTTACATTTTCAGGATTGAACAAGCTTTTAACTACTCTATTGTTCTCCCTCTACACCTATGACTAActttacagagaaaacaaagatgtACACAGCTACCAAAACTGAAGAACTCCAGGAGCTCTGAGAAAAACGGCACCCACAAAAAAGAGTGCTCCCCTTGCACATgctactcctcctcctcctaactCCTCCACCTGGAATCTGGTCATTAAGCAATTCGGAAAACCAGTGTGGTCAACTACAGAGGAACAAAAACACCAGTCTTGCCTGAGTCTTTCTCCAGCAAAGCTATCAGAATCATCAAGCCTTCCTGGGAAGACAGAGAGGGTGTCTACCCAAGAAGCCTCACCTACTCTCAGTCTAGGATTtactacttatttaaaaaataaaagacttgctCAGTGACTGTGAACTCTACGAAGGCAGAAACCAAATCAGGATGACTTTGATAGCAGCTTCAGGCTGGCCTTCAGAGAtacaatacaaaaagaaaactctaggtTTCACCACAGATGAAAATAAACCCAGTCCCCTCAAATAAATTAACAAGTATAACAAACTCCTCCTAACTTCAGCCTCATATTGATAAACAGTTTCACAATCTCATGGCTTAAGTTTCAGTCTTGAAAACTGCCAGGAAGTCCCTTTACACAGAAATGCCAAAACCCTTTCAACCCTCCCCACAAATGGCAATTCCCACTCTGCAACACCCACTTTCAGAAAGCCAAAAAAAGCTAAATTTTTCTAATTATGCCTTTCCCAAAATCCCTTAACAGCTGGGGGCATGAGTCTATGTCAAGAGAAAAAGTGCTtttggggtcctggaaccagaCTTACTGGATTCTGGAACCAATCTACCACTTAACTTGTTCTTTGAAACGTTCCACAGTTCCCTCCTGTTACATGGTCATAGTGTTAACAATTCAGTTAATATACAGATAAGGCACTTAAAACAGCGTCTGGCTGGTATAATCATGTTAAAAACATGTTATTCACTGTTACCAATTTATCTAGTCTAGCACCCTAAAAAAAGAGGACTAAGAATATCTAATCAGTCTTTGAGATTCCTATAAAGCTTATTTCCTGCATTTATCGGGCAGGAACTGAGGTCTCAAGCACAGAGGACTCTAACACTTGACTAAAGGTAGATATAAGACCTCAGCAGTTTTCACTGCTGTTTCCCCTTAACCATGTTGTTGTCACACACGTCTCAGGACTAAAGGCAGCAAAACGTGAAAGCCCCTTAACCATTCATATTCACGGACAAAAAGCTTTGTATCATCTGACCATCAAAACTGTGTAACTTTCAGGGAAAGCAAGAAACCCActgaattttataatttgcttCCCAAATATACCGTCCTTCACTTGGCTCTGGAAGTTTAAGTACCTCAATGCCAGcagagagaataaaggaaaagcatAGGGGAACATGGACACAACGGAAACTGCCAAACAACTTAGTCACTATTAACAGTTCACTGATGTCTTTGCTTATCTTTTGACTAGCCTAGAACTGTCAACaatactacttaaaaaaaaatcataaacccCAGGACTCTAGAGTtgttgtattttatatgtattttatgtagaTGGAGATGAGGAATAAATAGCATAGGACTTCTTcagaaaaccagacaaaaaccagttttatagtattttattatcaaTAAACAAACAGCTGCTTTTGTGTCTGTCCTGCAGCTGTTTTTTAAAAGGGTGAGTGGGAGGACACCCTTGACCCTAAACAAAGAAAACTCAAATTAAGCCTTTATGTACAAGCAAATTTAGAGCTCTTTTAAGTGTCCAAAGCTATTAATTAGTTTAACTGAGGCATTAAACTAATTCTGAATTAACATATTTGAATAATCAGGAAATCaaaatgttcagatttttttctagtacaaaaaaattaaatttgctttAGTTATAAAAGAGCTCTTGGCAATATACACAAACTATATACTTCAGACATTCACAAAAATGTGAGCAGAAGGCTTATCAAAAGACATTTAATACAATTAGTTTTCAACAACCCCTTGGTGGTCCACATCTACAAAGATATCCACCCAACCCAACCCCCCTCCAAACTCCACCCCCACAGAAAAGCACATACTTACCAGAATTTTTAGCAAGTATGGTTtgggaatttgtttttaaaaaaggcccCCAGGGCAAgttatttacagttttaattGCCACTGTCAACTGATCTGGACCTTGATCGGGACCGGGACCTCTGGCGATCCACAGATGCTGGAGACTTAGATCTACTTGAAGAACCACGTTTCTGGCTCTTCTCAGGTACGGGAGACCTACTAACAGAACGGGACTTGCTCcggctcctgctcctgctccttgACCGGCTATAAGACTTCCGACTACGGGAACGAGATCGGCTACGAGACCTAGAGGAACTTCTGGTCCGGGATCGAGACCTGCTTCTTGACCTACTAtgaaaagggagaggaggggaggaaatcAGCCTACATGACAAACCCTACAAATCCATCTAATAAaacttttgtcttaaaaatatgACAGATACCTGTGCCTTTTGCTGCcttcaattaattttatttttctcccatttatttcctttccagaaagtttttcAATAGCATTCTTTAAGTCACCATAAGAGGCAAACTCAACCACCCTACagtggaaaaaaaacatttttaaagtttacacaTCTTGTAGTCTCACACACTTGTTTAACAGTCTAGACAAATGGTTTCCCTGTTCACTTTGCTATTGCTACATTCCCATTTCTTGATGGATGACAGCATTAGAAAGCAAAGTTTCAGTACTGTTACATTTtaagccagataattctttgtggtaGGCTGCTTACCAGCATGCCTAGCCTCTACCcgctagatgccagcagcactctcaaccagtttttttttttaaagccagtcaaatttagcagtgggggttCAATGCCAACTTCAGTGACactaataagttctgataaccccaCTACCATCGGACCAGCCCCCTCAACCAGTTTTGACAATCAAACATGTCTCCCAACACTCCCATGTCTCCTGGGGAGCAAAATTGTCCCTGGAGAACTACTACTTTTCagcatattcaaattttaaatcttGAGAAATGTTTACAGTAAAATTTTCaggatattttaaaaggttttcacAACCTGCAGTACATACTCACCCTTCATTTAATTTAGGTCGATGTGCATCCGCAAAGGTTACTTCCCCAGCTTGTCTCATGAAATCTTTAAGATCCTTAACACAAGACAATTGTGTcaagcagagaagaggaaaggtgACACACAAACAACCACATGGTATAAAAACAAGACTACTGAAAGAGAAGATGTTAGATAAAGTACAAACATGGTATGTACCACACTTGTATTCTATCAGAATTCAAAAATTATGTCAGGGCACGAAATAAGGAAATAGCATATTGCTTTTAAGCAAAATGCTAGAGGGAATTCAGATTTTAACATTAAAGTAGTATTAGTCTATATTGAGCCcagtacaaaaggaaaaaaacaaacaaacaaaaaaaaaacaaaacaaaaaagagaaacagtacatatttttaaagtaaagacTAAAgtagaagttttatatttaaaaaacagaacatttaCAAGACACCAGTTATTTTGTGCCCCATATGTCATTAAAAAAGTTTACTTTACCTTTATCAATATTTCCCTAGGCTAGTCAAGCAGCAAACCATTAATCGGTCGGAGAAACCTTCATGACATATGCCCGATTGGCTCTTCGCCACCCACTTGAAGGACACTACCCAATCGATGGAAGCCTTTAATCGCACAGCCCTCCCTATTAGCAGACTACTGGCGGATGCAGACATGTTCTACTCTTGAGCAGTTACCAAGGACCACTTTACTGCGATCAGGATTCCAACGACCACCTAATTCGTATCTTTCAACTCTTTTCCACCAGGACCTCTTATTCGGAAGCGTTACAGGAAGACAGCTTTCAACTTAGGGATCAGATCACGTTATCAACGCTCTGGGATCGCTGCAACCTGGCACTTCAAGTAAGTGCACCGATTACGTCTAGACCGGCAAACACAGATCTAGAGGTGGCCAATTGATCACTGTAGGAGCTGACTGGCAAAGTCAACCAGGCCCAACCAAGAGTGACCAAGACAACGATTAGGATAACCCACAGGCACTCCTCGTCATAAGGCCAACGACACAGATAGGCTGGCAAATAAAGGGTTTAATATTTggttaaaatggattttaaagaacaagaaaaatatccTCAAAACATTTACATTTGATCACTAATATTAAAGTTTGTAATATCCCCCAGTtacaattaattaaatttttaaaattacaattaaatcCACCAATTTAattaaagataaaactatttttaataaaatataataaaacattaactacccattaactttttaaaaaagccacaTTAAAATAACTCAAAACTGTATTTCAACAAACCTGCCAGCTGACTCTTGAGGATAAATTCTCAACTATAAGCCGATTTTCTGTTCTTACAGGTGGAGCAtttctaaggaagaaaatgagtaTTCACAATGGAAGAAATGCAGTGATGTGCACTTCTTGTGTATTCAACTGTGGGCAAGTTCGAGCAATCCGACATGACAAGTCATTCAAATGACTTCCATCAACGGTTTCTGTGTTATTCTATGTAACTTATTATATAGATTCATCCAGAACAGTGGGCTAACATAGGAATAACAGAACATAATACACAGTAAGTTCCAgaatcatttatttctgttaaCTCCTGAACCATAAATACTGCCCGTAAGATAATAATTGTTCAAAGCAGCCATCCACCCATCACATACCGTCTATCATTTCGAGGTCTGCGACTACTAAAACGATCAGAGTATCGTCCTCTACCTCTTCCACCTCGAGACCGAGCCCGAGCATGTTCAATAGTAACCCtacagaaaggggaagaaaaatctCCATTATACACTCAAGCTACATAAAACATCTACTTAGAAAAATATCCCAGCTGACCTAGTCTGCTCTACATTCTAGGCCTAACTagttataaaactaaaattctcACCTTTCACTACACAGTTCTTTTCCATCAAGTTCATATACAGCATCATCCGCATCCCTCGGATCCTCAAATTCCTAAAATATAAGCATAAGATACTTAACGTGGCTTTCAACGAGTATTCTACAACATATTGAGAGTACTAAAAACGGGAGACAGAATAGGAAGAGCTATCTTAACGTCAGCACCATATAGATAATCCTAATCAAGAAGTTACTAGGAGTGGGTTCCAGTCAGCCAGCAGGTagtatcttttatcttttaataaaattcactGCCTCTAGGCTGCATAACATTTCCGCAAGACAAATATCCTACCTGGACTAAAGAAGGATCAAAAACAGTTCATCAAAAGTTTTACCTACTCGACAAATAGTTGACCTCGTTCTAAATACTCACCACAAAACCAAAGCCTCTTttcagatcaatatcccttattcGTCCATAACCCTTGAAAAATCTTTCCACGTCTTTCTCCCTGGCCGCCGGATTTAGCCTCCCGATGAATACTCGACAGCCACTCATGGTGTCCGGCTAGTATTTCCTGTTAGAAAATAATTCAATCGGGACAATACCGAATGACTGTCACAGAGCAATGCCTGGTTAAGGGATCAAAAACATACATGGCACAAAATGTTTGCCCAGTGACGTTACCAACAAGACTGCCAAGAGTGCCTCACATTAGGCCAGGACCCTTGCAGACAAAATTAAAACCTGGCTCCCAACACGATCCCACCCTAGACCCAGACCGCAGCAACCGCAACGCCCACTGCCAGCTCTCCAACTGCGCAGCCGCACACTCTCCGCGGCTCTCGGGCCCCCTCCCATCTGCCGCAGTTAGGAAAGGCCGAGAAATGCGGGCGGAGCCGACCCCGCCCTCCGCAAGGCCAGCCCAATGGCGGCAGGCCGCGCGCGCGTCCCCGCCTCCGGGGCGCGTCACAGCGGATGGAAGCCGGGATCTCACGACGCCACGGCCGCGCCTGCGCAAACGCCGGCGGGCGGGCGTTCGGCAGCCACAAAATGGCGGCCGCGGAGTCAGCGGCGGGGGAGAGCCGCGCGCGCCAAGCCCCGTTCTCCCTTTCCCGCCCCCGACCCCACCGTCCCGGAATCACCGTGCCCGCACACGAAAGTCCTAACCGCACCCCGAGCAGGCAGAGGGCTCCCGGCCCACTTTTCGGGGGTCcggatgatgaaattaaaaagtggCAGGGAGGGGCACGCAACCCCTCTGTGTACAAACAACCGTAACCGCGACCGCCCTTCCACCTTCAGCACCCCTCAAACAATCAATGCCCAAAGGGAGACGTGCCCCAGCGCCCACCTCGAGTCAACTGCGCTCATTAGACGCCGTCCTCCGCACAGAGAGCAGCCCCGGCCACTCGCGATCTGAGCGGCCATGAAGAAGCCTCGATCCGAGAAGCCTCGCCCTCAAAGTGAGCCACTCACCTACCGGACAGGATCTTTGGcggctgagacccagagaggtccGTAGTCTGCGACGGAGTCGTCTGCCTCCACACAGACCAGGACTTAACTCCTCTACGTCTCTCCACAACTGACGCACTTAGCAGTCTGACGCCCCACAAAATGGTGGGCGCGTCCCTACGTCACTTCCGGGAC encodes:
- the SLC10A1 gene encoding LOW QUALITY PROTEIN: sodium/bile acid cotransporter (The sequence of the model RefSeq protein was modified relative to this genomic sequence to represent the inferred CDS: inserted 4 bases in 2 codons; substituted 1 base at 1 genomic stop codon), encoding MEAHNASXPVNFTLPPNFDKRPTDLALSIILVLMLLIIMLSLGCTVEFSKIKAHLWKPKGLAITLVAPYGIMPLTAFALGKIFRLTNIKALAILVCGCSPGGNLSNVFSLAMEGDMNLRSFIFPSTSNPHLSIPPYSPPFYCFFFLSHAMEGMLITATFSGAIITLSAINVGKSIMFAMTPTLLATSFLMPLSGFLLGYLLSALFCLNGRCRRTISMETGCQNIQLCATLLNVTFPPXIIGPLFFFPLLLTIFQLGEGLLLIAIFCCHEKIKTPKEKTKMYTATKTEELXRSSEKNGTHKKECSPCTCYSSSS
- the SRSF5 gene encoding serine/arginine-rich splicing factor 5, with protein sequence MSGCRVFIGRLNPAAREKDVERFFKGYGRIRDIDLKRGFGFVEFEDPRDADDAVYELDGKELCSERVTIEHARARSRGGRGRGRYSDRFSSRRPRNDRRNAPPVRTENRLIVENLSSRVSWQDLKDFMRQAGEVTFADAHRPKLNEGVVEFASYGDLKNAIEKLSGKEINGRKIKLIEGSKRHSRSRSRSRSRTRSSSRSRSRSRSRSRKSYSRSRSRSRSRSKSRSVSRSPVPEKSQKRGSSSRSKSPASVDRQRSRSRSRSRSVDSGN